In the genome of Candidatus Electrothrix rattekaaiensis, the window AGAACCAACACCAGACAACACTGGATGTTTCAAAAACCAAAATACTATATTTCTAACTTTTCCCATAAATTTTAATTATTTTTTTTCATGTCTAACATTCCTCCTTGTCAAGGAGAAACAACAGGTAACATGAACCCCGGAACGAGTAAACAACAATTTTGCTCTATCCAGAGGTTGAGCTGGCCCTTACAATCGAAGCAAAAAAAAGTCAGGTTGTTGCAAAACGATATAGATGGTATCATACTATGATGACTGAACAGAAACAATTCTGAAAATGTAAGGAGAAAGATATGATTGCCAAAGCAATACTCAGAAACGGGGGCCTTTTTATCCCCAATGTGCAGGCAACGGCTCTGCATCCTGATCGGGAAGTACGTGTCAGGTTTGAAATACTTAAACAACAAGGCGAAGAGGATATATTCCTGAAGACCGCAGGGCTGCTGAAACGTAAAAAAATAGATCCCCTCAAATTTCAGGCTGACCAGAGAGCTGGGTGGGATGAATAATTAAACTACTCCTCTTCAGCCAAAAGTTTCTCCAATATCAGGATACCGTCCGGCGTAAAGGATTCGGATGTGCTGAGATCAAGGGCGGCATTGGGCAGCATGAAGCGTCCATACTCCACTTCTTCCGCTTGCAGGGTAAACGGCCCCTCATGAACACAGGTGAAAATACGGCCCCAGACGCGATTCTCCTGATCCTCATAATACTGATCAAAAAGGAAGTTCAGCTTGACCGCCCCCACCCCCAACTCCTCAGCCAGCTCCCGTTCCGCTGATTGTTCGTAGGTTTCTCCGGCCTGGACAACCCCGCCAGCCGCCACATCCCAATAGCCGGGGTAGACATCCTTGCTCGCAGTGCGTTTCTGGATAAAGAGTTCTCCAGCGGCATTAAAAACCAGAATATAACTGGCGCGATGAATAAGGCGTTGCTCACGCATCAAACGACGGGGCAGCTCGCCCAGTGCCTTGTTTTGTGCATCAACGATCTGGACGATTTCCTCCCCCGGAATGTACATTATTCCTCCTCGCTATGATGCCGGAATTTCCAGCAGCGATGAATATTGCCCTTTTCCTGAAAGTCTTCCGGCAGAGTCTGTTCGGTTATCTCCCTGACAACGAATTCCTCCTCCAACTCGGCATCCAGCTGAAACTTTCTGAAATTTGTCGAGAAAATCAGCACACCGTCTCGCGTCAAAAGATTCATGGCAAGCCGCAGCAGTTCCGGGTGATCCTGCTGCACATCAAAAACAATATTCTTATGTCGGGAATTGGAAAAGGTCGGCGGATCAACAAAAATCAACCCGAATTCATCCCGACAGGATCTGAGCCATTGCAGGCAGTCGGCCTCGCTGAATTGATGCAAAACCCCGCCGAAGCCGTTGAGTGAAAGATTGGCCTGTGCTCGAACAAGATACTTCTCGGAAAGATCCACAGTCTGCGTGGAAACAGCACCGCCCTTGGCCGCGTAGACCGTTGCCGAGCCGGTATAGGCAAAGAGATTAAGAAAGGTCTTCCCGTCGGCAAGCTCGGCCAGCATAGCTCTGGTCTTACGATGATCAAGAAATAAACCGGTATCCAGGTAATCGGTAAAGTTCACCAGAAAACGGTTTCCTCCTTCGCGCACCTCATACAGTTTCCCCGTCTTACCGGTCTTTCCACCTGTTTTACCCGTTGTGTCAGGACGCTTCTGATACTGCTCATTCCCCCGCTGTTTCCGCCTTTTCTTCACAAAGAGTTGGGAATGTGGGACATCAAGCAACTGACGAATCACCTGTAAGGCTTGGTTGAATCGTTCTTCCGCTTTTTCGGAAGCGACCGTTGCTGGCGGCTCATATTCCTGAACATGCACCCACTGTTCATACACATCAATCGCTATATTATACTCCAGGATATCAGCGTCATAAATACGAAAGCAGGTAATATTATGTTCTTCAGCCCAGGGAAAAAGCCGTTGGCAATTCTTGCGCAACCGATCAGCAAAGTCTTGCGCAGGCAAGGTCGGATCGCTTTCCTGATGAACTTCCTGAAGAGACAGCCGAATCCCCTCATCAGGTTCCTCGAAAGAACCTGGGGAAGCTGTTGTCAGTAAACGGCATTTCAGAGGGCCGTTATACAGCCGATGACGTTCCTGCCAGCTGACTCCGAGCATATCGGCAAAATCAGGATTAGCCGTAAAAAAGCCCAGCTGCCAACCTGAAAAATACTGACGATAAAGGCGTCCCAAAGCACGGTACAGATATTTTACCGCCTCTTTTTCGGACAGGCGTTCGCCGTAGGGAGGGTTGGTCAGCAATACACCCTCAGCCGTCGGAGGATGTAAGCGGGCAAGCTGCCGCTGCTTGATCGTAATGCGGTCTCCCAGCCCGGCATTGGTGATATTTTTACGGGCAACAGCAACAACGTGCGGATCAGCGTCATAGCCAATAATCATCGGCCAAGGAATATCGGCATATTGATCTTCCCGCTGCACCGCCGCTTCAACCAAACCTTCCCACATTTTTTCATTATGGCCCAGCCAGTGCTGAAAACCAAAATGCTCCCGCAACAAGCCCGGAGCCGAGTCACCGATAATCAAGGCCGCCTCGATAAGCAAGGTGGCAGAACCGCACATGGGGTCCAACAGGCAGGTACCAGAGGACATGCCGACCCGAACCCCGGAAAGATACGCTATGGCTGCGGCCAGGGTTTCCTTGAGAGGTGCTGCACCGGCTCCGGTCCGATATCCCCTTCGATGGAGACTCTCCCCGGACAGGTCCA includes:
- the yfcD gene encoding NUDIX hydrolase YfcD; protein product: MYIPGEEIVQIVDAQNKALGELPRRLMREQRLIHRASYILVFNAAGELFIQKRTASKDVYPGYWDVAAGGVVQAGETYEQSAERELAEELGVGAVKLNFLFDQYYEDQENRVWGRIFTCVHEGPFTLQAEEVEYGRFMLPNAALDLSTSESFTPDGILILEKLLAEEE
- the rlmKL gene encoding bifunctional 23S rRNA (guanine(2069)-N(7))-methyltransferase RlmK/23S rRNA (guanine(2445)-N(2))-methyltransferase RlmL is translated as MHAHRISDRSVRSKRRRNTKEPYCFVATCAAGLENLVQEEISSLGGIEPVTVPGAVTWQASSLKTAYLACLWSRFSSRILLRLSQFEAPTPDELYKEAGKIDWSRHFNGDTSFAITTTLVNSAPELNHSHYASLRIKDAIVDQFRRRTGERPDVDVRTPSIRLNLHVEGTTATLSLDLSGESLHRRGYRTGAGAAPLKETLAAAIAYLSGVRVGMSSGTCLLDPMCGSATLLIEAALIIGDSAPGLLREHFGFQHWLGHNEKMWEGLVEAAVQREDQYADIPWPMIIGYDADPHVVAVARKNITNAGLGDRITIKQRQLARLHPPTAEGVLLTNPPYGERLSEKEAVKYLYRALGRLYRQYFSGWQLGFFTANPDFADMLGVSWQERHRLYNGPLKCRLLTTASPGSFEEPDEGIRLSLQEVHQESDPTLPAQDFADRLRKNCQRLFPWAEEHNITCFRIYDADILEYNIAIDVYEQWVHVQEYEPPATVASEKAEERFNQALQVIRQLLDVPHSQLFVKKRRKQRGNEQYQKRPDTTGKTGGKTGKTGKLYEVREGGNRFLVNFTDYLDTGLFLDHRKTRAMLAELADGKTFLNLFAYTGSATVYAAKGGAVSTQTVDLSEKYLVRAQANLSLNGFGGVLHQFSEADCLQWLRSCRDEFGLIFVDPPTFSNSRHKNIVFDVQQDHPELLRLAMNLLTRDGVLIFSTNFRKFQLDAELEEEFVVREITEQTLPEDFQEKGNIHRCWKFRHHSEEE